The following proteins are encoded in a genomic region of Arachis ipaensis cultivar K30076 chromosome B02, Araip1.1, whole genome shotgun sequence:
- the LOC107628595 gene encoding probable carboxylesterase 15 yields MSSLNHDDNAHHVVEDCMGVLKLYSDGTVIRSNIQFKPINQNNEDNNLVLFEDHLFNKKHNLHLRLYKPTTTSTNLPIIFFLYGGGFCFGSRAWPHTHAFGIRLATSLHAYVATPDYRLAPEHRLPAAVDDAVEAVRWMQRKGLHGSGDTWIGDCIDFDRVFIMGDSSGGNIAHQLAVRFGLGSREMEPVQVRGYVLLAPFFGGEARTKSEEGPPEQMLNLDMLDRFWRLSIPVGENRDHPLANPFGPRSPNLEDVELDPILVIVGGNELLKDRAQDYATRLKELGKNIQYIEFEGKEHGFFTHNNDPHSEVEEEVMQLIRQFMLQNSN; encoded by the exons ATGTCTTCTCTCAATCATGATGATAATGCTCATCACGTAGTTGAGGACTGCATGGGAGTCCTCAAACTCTATAGTGACGGAACCGTCATCCGTTCCAACATCCAATTCAAACCCATCAATCAAAACAACGAAGACAACAACCTCGTACTTTTCGAAGATCACCTTTTCAACAAGAAACACAACCTCCATCTTCGTCTCTACAAACCCACCACTACTTCCACCAACTTGCCAATCATCTTCTTCCTTTATGGTGGAGGCTTTTGTTTCGGCTCGCGAGCCTGGCCTCACACCCATGCCTTCGGCATCCGTCTCGCCACTTCTCTACATGCCTACGTGGCCACGCCGGACTACCGGTTGGCCCCTGAGCACCGGCTTCCAGCTGCGGTCGATGATGCAGTAGAGGCGGTGAGATGGATGCAGAGGAAGGGATTACATGGAAGTGGTGACACGTGGATCGGAGATTGCATTGACTTTGACCGGGTCTTCATCATGGGGGACTCTAGTGGAGGTAACATAGCGCACCAGCTTGCGGTCCGGTTTGGTTTGGGTTCGAGAGAAATGGAGCCGGTTCAGGTACGAGGTTACGTGTTGCTGGCGCCGTTTTTCGGTGGGGAGGCTCGGACCAAGTCCGAGGAGGGACCGCCGGAGCAAATGCTGAATCTGGATATGCTAGACAG ATTTTGGAGGCTGTCAATCCCTGTTGGAGAGAACAGAGACCACCCATTAGCAAATCCATTTGGACCTAGAAGTCCAAACCTTGAAGATGTAGAACTTGACCCTATTCTGGTGATAGTAGGTGGCAATGAATTATTGAAGGATAGGGCACAGGACTATGCAACAAGGTTAAAGGAATTAGGGAAGAACATTCAGTACATTGAATTTGAGGGGAAGGAACATGGTTTCTTCACTCATAATAATGATCCACACTCAGAAGTTGAAGAAGAGGTCATGCAATTAATTAGGCAATTCATGCTCCAAAATTCCAATTAG
- the LOC107626289 gene encoding myosin-binding protein 7, producing the protein MASKVVSSSKDLIKCCNCGCSCSLEGEPAGTWIRSVKRKHDEFEQGTNFVVPGLDLDVSVVRVEIENEVAALREAIISQQKTIKDLNAELEEERSSSSTAANETMSMILRLQREKAEIQMEARQFKRYAEEKMQHDQEEILALDDLLYKKEQTIESLTCEIQAYKHRMMSFGLTEAEADGNLLYDLPAYEYPPLKCNARNAGMDADNDDTDIEKYAFGETPRDRLRNIEDRISEMERTPTYKELDADFTGRNTLEKTSHFRKTSTDSVGREAGSGYLSDSPKVNSNFRRDYFSQSEDQSNLKKDNASEADDTTDRIYTIDSVHSRAPHNGFTGSKAGGAALEDYTGSPRESRNHEEYEDPYVKKLYMRLQALEADRESMRQALISMRTDKAQLVLLKEIAQQLCKDMSPQRKMTNRRSAIGGRSSLASIVKWISSVVMWRKRAHQSKYGFGLPADSTGLLMLLDKGITHTRPWRCISRTQVGN; encoded by the exons ATGGCTTCGAAGGTAGTTTCGTCTTCCAAGGATTTGATAAAATGCTGCAACTGCGGTTGTAGTTGCTCTTTGGAAGGTGAACCTGCAGGGACTTGGATTCGCTCTGTTAAACGGAAGCATGATGAGTTTGAGCAGGGTACCAATTTTGTTGTCCCTGGGTTGGATTTGGATGTTTCGGTTGTGCGAGTTGAAATCGAGAACGAGGTTGCTGCATTACGTGAGGCAATTATCAGTCAGCAGAAGACCATAAAAGACTTGAATGCTGAGTTGGAGGAAGAGAGGAGCTCTTCTTCGACCGCTGCCAATGAGACCATGTCTATGATATTGAGGTTGCAAAGGGAGAAGGCAGAGATTCAGATGGAAGCCCGGCAATTCAAGCGTTATGCGGAGGAGAAGATGCAACATGATCAGGAGGAGATTTTAGCATTGGATGATTTGTTGTATAAGAAAGAACAGACGATTGAGTCGCTGACTTGTGAAATTCAGGCATATAAGCACAGGATGATGAGTTTTGGGCTCACTGAGGCCGAGGCAGATGGCAATTTACTATATGATCTTCCAGCCTATGAATACCCTCCTTTGAAATGCAATGCGAGGAATGCTGGCATGGATGCTGATAATGATGACACCGATATTGAAAAGTATGCATTTGGTGAAACTCCTAGGGACCGGTTGAGGAACATAGAAGATAGGATTTCCGAAATGGAGAGAACACCCACTTACAAAGAGCTCGATGCGGATTTTACAGGGAGAAATACTCTAGAGAAGACTTCACATTTTAGGAAAACTTCCACCGACTCAGTGGGTAGAGAAGCAGGTTCTGGGTATTTGTCAGATTCTCCGAAGGTCAATAGTAACTTTAGGAGAGACTATTTCTCACAATCCGAGGACCAGTCCAACTTGAAGAAAGATAATGCATCAGAAGCCGATGATACCACTGACAGAATATATACCATTGACTCGGTTCACAGTCGGGCACCTCATAATGGTTTCACAGGGTCCAAAGCTGGAGGAGCTGCTTTAGAAGATTATACTGGCTCGCCAAGGGAATCAAGGAATCATGAGGAATATGAGGATCCCTACGTTAAGAAGCTTTATATGAGGCTTCAGGCACTTGAGGCTGATAGGGAATCGATGAGGCAGGCACTCATTTCAATGCGCACAGATAAAGCACAACTTGTGTTACTGAAGGAAATAGCTCAACAACTGTGCAAGGACATGTCACCACAACGAAAAATGACAAATAGGAGGTCAGCTATCGGTGGAAGATCGTCACTCGCGTCAATTGTGAAG TGGATCTCATCAGTTGTTATGTGGAGAAAGAGAGCTCATCAAAGCAA GTATGGATTTGGGCTACCAGCTGATAGCACAGGCTTGTTGATGCTCCTGGACAAGGGTATAACACACACAAGGCCATGGAGATGTATTTCAAGAACACAAGTGGGAAACTAA